One stretch of Cohnella algarum DNA includes these proteins:
- a CDS encoding HD domain-containing protein — MSRRLEEEKVFKDPVHHSVYVQNETIWKLINTPEFQRLRRIRQLGTTYLTFHGAEHSRFSHSLGVYEITRKIISQFERNRYQDWPQEENLVSLCASLLHDVGHGPFSHSVEQVFGNDHERWTCDIILGDTNINRILKEVGRDFPERVAAVIRKDYDKPIVISLVSSQMDADRMDYLLRDAYFTGVNYGTFDLDRILRVLRPHQGRIVVKESGMHAVEDYLMSRYQMYWQVYFHPVTRSSEIVLRQIFRRADELYRSGYAFGFMLPQLKHLFEGTMTVESYLSLDESMVQAAFGQWIGERDELLADLCSRFLHRRLYKYISQDALDEALIERIRKEWARIGLHPGYHLEMDTPVDLPYDVYKPGAALDASEKPPILLLDNKDRLTEISVKSDIIRSITGLHRGNYYLYYPEDEVRRKATELEPEIRELFGM, encoded by the coding sequence ATGAGCCGTCGGCTGGAAGAGGAGAAAGTGTTCAAGGATCCGGTTCACCATTCGGTTTATGTGCAAAACGAGACGATCTGGAAGCTGATCAACACGCCCGAATTTCAACGACTGCGGCGAATACGGCAGTTGGGCACGACCTACCTGACGTTCCATGGAGCCGAGCACAGCCGGTTCTCCCACTCGCTCGGCGTGTATGAGATTACGAGGAAAATTATCAGCCAATTTGAGCGTAATCGATATCAGGATTGGCCGCAAGAGGAAAATTTGGTAAGTTTATGCGCTTCCTTGTTGCATGATGTCGGACACGGCCCCTTTTCCCATTCGGTCGAACAAGTGTTCGGCAACGATCATGAGCGGTGGACATGCGACATCATCCTCGGGGACACGAATATCAACCGGATTTTGAAGGAGGTCGGCCGCGATTTTCCCGAACGGGTTGCCGCCGTCATTCGCAAAGACTACGACAAGCCGATCGTCATCAGCCTCGTTTCCAGCCAGATGGATGCCGACCGCATGGATTACTTGCTCCGGGATGCGTATTTTACCGGCGTCAACTACGGCACCTTCGACCTGGACCGGATTTTGCGGGTGCTGAGGCCTCATCAAGGGCGTATCGTCGTCAAGGAAAGCGGGATGCATGCCGTCGAGGACTATTTGATGTCGCGTTATCAGATGTATTGGCAGGTATACTTCCATCCCGTTACGCGCAGCTCGGAAATCGTGCTGAGGCAAATTTTCCGCAGGGCGGACGAGCTGTACCGGAGCGGGTATGCGTTCGGTTTTATGCTCCCGCAGCTCAAGCATTTGTTTGAAGGCACGATGACGGTGGAATCGTATTTGAGCTTGGACGAATCGATGGTTCAGGCGGCATTCGGACAGTGGATCGGCGAGCGGGACGAGCTGCTGGCGGACTTGTGCTCGCGATTTCTTCATCGCCGCTTGTATAAATATATTTCGCAGGACGCGCTGGACGAGGCGTTGATCGAGCGCATTCGCAAGGAGTGGGCCCGCATCGGCCTCCATCCCGGTTATCACCTCGAGATGGATACGCCGGTGGATCTGCCTTATGACGTGTACAAGCCCGGAGCGGCGCTGGACGCCTCGGAAAAGCCGCCGATTTTGCTGCTCGACAACAAGGATCGGCTGACGGAAATCTCGGTCAAGTCGGACATCATCCGTTCGATCACGGGCTTGCACCGGGGAAATTACTATTTGTATTATCCGGAAGACGAGGTTCGGAGGAAGGCAACGGAATTGGAGCCGGAAATCCGCGAGCTTTTCGGAATGTAA
- a CDS encoding TatD family hydrolase, with amino-acid sequence MLFDTHAHLDSPKFDSDREEVIARAREAGVETIVNIGFNRETIPTTMALAENYPFIYAAVGWHPTDAIDMKFEDDLAWIERLCAHPKVVAIGEIGLDYYWDTSPKDVQHAVFREQIRLAKRLRKPIVIHNRDAHEDVVRLLREEGASEVGGIMHCFSGSWETAKKCLDMNFYISFGGPVTFKNARVPKEVLANVPDDRFLIETDAPYLTPHPYRGKRNESAYVRFVAEAAAEIKGKSVEEIANLTTENGLACFRLPR; translated from the coding sequence ATGTTATTCGACACGCACGCCCACCTGGATTCGCCAAAGTTTGACAGCGATCGCGAGGAGGTCATCGCCCGCGCGCGGGAAGCCGGCGTCGAAACGATCGTCAATATCGGCTTCAACCGGGAGACGATCCCGACGACGATGGCGCTCGCGGAGAACTATCCGTTCATTTACGCCGCCGTCGGCTGGCACCCGACCGACGCGATCGACATGAAGTTTGAGGACGATTTGGCCTGGATCGAACGCTTGTGCGCCCATCCGAAGGTGGTGGCGATCGGCGAAATCGGGCTTGACTATTATTGGGATACGTCTCCGAAGGACGTTCAGCACGCCGTTTTCCGGGAGCAAATCCGTTTGGCCAAACGCCTGCGCAAGCCGATCGTCATCCATAACCGGGACGCCCACGAGGACGTCGTCCGGCTGCTTCGCGAGGAAGGCGCCTCCGAGGTCGGAGGGATCATGCACTGCTTTTCCGGAAGCTGGGAAACGGCCAAAAAATGCCTCGACATGAACTTCTATATTTCGTTCGGAGGACCGGTTACGTTCAAAAATGCAAGGGTTCCCAAAGAGGTGCTCGCGAACGTGCCGGACGACCGTTTTTTGATCGAAACGGACGCCCCGTATTTGACTCCGCACCCCTACCGAGGGAAGCGAAACGAGTCCGCTTACGTGCGGTTCGTAGCGGAGGCAGCAGCGGAAATAAAAGGGAAATCCGTGGAAGAAATTGCAAATTTAACGACCGAAAATGGTCTCGCCTGTTTTCGTCTACCAAGATAA
- a CDS encoding ubiquitin-like domain-containing protein — translation MSVTVVDGGTTTVIKTKSSDVRSLLSEHNITVGPHDQISQPLDAELQEGSTIAIDRAAKVVLQADGKKEIKYTTADSVQEVLHASNLSLSADDRVTPDKSAPVTEGMTIQVLRVDKEVVETSHPVTFAIVEKQDPTLPEGSKKVIQTGKEGTLVTKTERVYVDGRLVSDQLVSKTITQPSVQKIVAVGTKKKEPEVTTLSYDASANGTVQLNGKSVKVKQVLKNVKLTAYTAGPESTGKDVGDEGYGITASGTKVSEGRTIAVDPDVIPLGWWVYIDGIGFRRAEDTGSAINGKKIDVYFDSESHAKKFGSKKGYTVYVIGPVKPSAD, via the coding sequence ATGAGCGTAACCGTCGTGGACGGCGGGACGACAACCGTCATCAAAACGAAATCGTCCGATGTGCGATCGCTGCTCTCGGAGCACAACATCACCGTCGGCCCGCACGATCAAATATCCCAGCCGCTCGATGCCGAGCTGCAGGAGGGCAGCACGATCGCGATCGATCGCGCCGCGAAAGTCGTCCTGCAGGCGGACGGGAAGAAGGAGATCAAATATACGACCGCAGATTCCGTTCAGGAAGTTCTGCACGCCTCGAACCTCTCGTTGTCGGCGGACGACCGGGTAACGCCCGACAAGTCGGCGCCGGTTACCGAAGGCATGACCATTCAGGTGCTGAGAGTGGATAAAGAGGTCGTGGAAACGTCGCATCCGGTGACGTTCGCCATCGTGGAAAAGCAGGACCCCACGCTGCCCGAGGGCAGCAAAAAAGTGATCCAAACCGGCAAGGAAGGCACGCTCGTGACGAAAACCGAGCGCGTCTATGTCGACGGTCGCCTGGTCAGCGACCAGCTGGTATCCAAAACGATCACGCAGCCGTCCGTGCAGAAAATCGTCGCGGTCGGCACGAAGAAAAAAGAGCCCGAAGTCACGACGTTGTCCTACGACGCTTCGGCTAACGGCACGGTTCAGCTTAACGGAAAGTCGGTCAAAGTGAAGCAGGTGCTGAAGAACGTCAAGCTTACCGCCTATACGGCGGGCCCGGAATCTACGGGCAAGGACGTAGGCGACGAGGGCTACGGCATTACCGCATCCGGAACGAAGGTGTCGGAGGGCCGCACGATCGCGGTCGATCCCGACGTCATTCCGCTCGGCTGGTGGGTCTACATCGATGGCATCGGCTTCCGCCGAGCCGAAGACACCGGCAGCGCCATCAACGGCAAAAAAATCGACGTGTATTTCGACAGCGAGAGCCATGCGAAGAAGTTCGGCTCCAAAAAAGGATACACCGTATACGTCATCGGCCCTGTCAAGCCTTCCGCCGACTAA
- the rnmV gene encoding ribonuclease M5, translating into MIQEMIVVEGKDDTAAIRRAVQADTIETGGSAIGEDVLRRIELAHKRRGVIVFTDPDAPGERIRKIVAQRVPDCKHAFLTRAEARGKDGIGVEHASDEAIRRALAQARSGEAAPEASGEADIAWSDLMDAGLIVHASAARRRQRMGELLGIGYANGKQFYKRCVMFRISREEFLDALTQLEREGL; encoded by the coding sequence ATGATTCAGGAAATGATTGTGGTGGAAGGCAAGGACGACACGGCCGCCATCCGGCGGGCGGTGCAGGCCGATACGATCGAAACCGGCGGCTCGGCGATCGGCGAAGACGTGCTGCGGAGAATCGAGCTGGCGCACAAGCGGCGCGGCGTGATCGTATTTACCGATCCGGACGCTCCGGGGGAGCGGATTCGGAAAATCGTCGCCCAGCGGGTGCCGGACTGCAAGCACGCGTTTCTGACGCGCGCGGAGGCGAGAGGCAAGGACGGCATCGGCGTGGAGCATGCGTCCGACGAGGCGATCCGCCGGGCGCTTGCGCAGGCGAGAAGCGGCGAGGCGGCGCCGGAGGCCTCGGGGGAGGCCGACATCGCCTGGTCCGATCTGATGGACGCCGGACTGATCGTTCACGCCTCGGCGGCGCGGCGCCGGCAGCGGATGGGGGAGCTGCTCGGCATCGGATACGCCAACGGGAAACAATTTTACAAGCGCTGCGTCATGTTCCGCATCTCGCGGGAAGAGTTCTTGGACGCGTTAACGCAGCTGGAGCGGGAAGGACTGTAG
- the rsmA gene encoding 16S rRNA (adenine(1518)-N(6)/adenine(1519)-N(6))-dimethyltransferase RsmA: MNNNGSRGGADIATPNRTKDIIRRHGFTFKKSLGQNFLTDKNILDKIVAAANLGPEAGALEIGPGIGALTERLAQEAGQVAAVEIDDRLIPILREVLSVYDNVTVLHADVLKADLRSLWQERFAGCERVSVVANLPYYVTTPIIMKLLEDRLPIEAIVVMVQKEVAERMAASPGGKDYGSLSIAVQYYCEPEYVCTVPPGSFIPAPNVDSAVIRLKRRGEPAVEVRDEARFFRIVHAAFAQRRKTLHNNLAAFAGKERKGELADVLTASGIDPGRRGETLSLAEFARLEGALAAAGIVK; the protein is encoded by the coding sequence ATGAACAACAACGGATCGCGCGGGGGAGCCGACATCGCAACCCCGAACCGGACGAAAGACATTATTCGCAGGCACGGCTTTACGTTCAAGAAAAGCCTGGGGCAAAACTTTTTGACCGACAAAAACATTCTCGATAAAATCGTCGCGGCGGCCAACCTCGGCCCGGAAGCCGGAGCGCTGGAAATCGGGCCCGGCATCGGCGCGCTGACGGAGCGCCTCGCGCAGGAGGCGGGGCAGGTGGCGGCCGTGGAGATCGACGACCGGCTCATTCCGATTCTCCGCGAGGTGCTGTCGGTCTACGACAACGTCACCGTGCTGCACGCCGACGTGCTCAAGGCCGATCTGCGCTCGTTATGGCAGGAGCGATTCGCCGGCTGCGAGCGCGTCAGCGTCGTCGCGAACCTGCCGTATTACGTTACGACGCCGATCATCATGAAGCTGCTGGAGGACCGGCTGCCGATCGAAGCGATCGTCGTGATGGTGCAGAAGGAGGTCGCGGAGCGCATGGCCGCCTCGCCGGGCGGCAAGGATTACGGCTCGCTCAGCATCGCCGTGCAGTACTACTGCGAGCCGGAGTACGTCTGCACCGTGCCGCCGGGCTCCTTCATCCCGGCGCCGAACGTCGACTCGGCCGTCATCCGGCTGAAGCGCCGCGGCGAGCCCGCCGTGGAGGTGCGGGACGAGGCGCGGTTTTTCCGCATCGTCCATGCCGCGTTCGCCCAGCGCCGCAAAACGCTGCACAACAACCTGGCGGCGTTCGCCGGCAAGGAGCGCAAGGGCGAGCTCGCGGACGTTCTGACGGCGTCCGGCATCGATCCCGGACGCAGGGGCGAAACGCTGTCGCTCGCGGAGTTCGCCCGTCTCGAGGGCGCCCTGGCCGCTGCGGGCATCGTGAAGTGA
- the yabG gene encoding sporulation peptidase YabG, whose amino-acid sequence MKQGDLVVRKSYGGDILFRIAALSGRLAILRGTDYRLLADSQVEDLHSVRNPDELGGTRQVRIRANESLRRMKEERAQLRPHGGQAQPLGYAPRRDPYFELPGKVLHLDGDQNYLKKSMAVYEQLGIPANGAHCHESQMPQVLMQLLPRVKPDIVVVTGHDGVLKQKNDTQSLSSYKNSFNFVRSVQVAREYEKHRDSLVVIAGACQSHFEAILTAGANFASSPGRIMIHALDPVYVAVRAAFTPFRDTINIADVIAHTISGIQGVGGVETMGKYRIGLPNPKNIVDKKTETLI is encoded by the coding sequence ATGAAGCAGGGGGATTTGGTCGTCCGCAAATCGTACGGCGGTGACATCCTTTTCCGAATTGCGGCGCTATCCGGCCGCTTGGCGATTTTGCGCGGCACGGATTATCGTTTGCTTGCGGACTCGCAGGTGGAGGATTTGCACTCGGTGCGGAACCCGGACGAGCTGGGCGGAACCCGGCAGGTACGCATCCGGGCAAACGAGTCGCTTCGGCGGATGAAGGAAGAAAGGGCGCAGCTGCGGCCGCATGGCGGGCAGGCCCAGCCGCTCGGCTACGCGCCGCGCCGCGACCCTTACTTCGAGCTGCCCGGAAAGGTGCTCCATCTCGACGGGGATCAGAACTACCTGAAGAAAAGCATGGCCGTGTACGAACAGCTCGGCATTCCCGCGAATGGCGCTCATTGCCACGAGTCGCAAATGCCGCAAGTGCTCATGCAGCTTCTTCCCCGGGTAAAGCCGGATATCGTCGTCGTCACCGGCCATGACGGGGTCCTCAAGCAGAAAAACGATACGCAGAGCCTCAGCAGCTACAAAAACTCCTTCAATTTCGTCCGGTCGGTGCAGGTGGCCAGAGAATACGAAAAGCATCGGGACTCCCTGGTCGTCATCGCGGGGGCGTGCCAGTCCCATTTCGAGGCCATCCTTACGGCGGGGGCCAATTTCGCGAGCTCGCCGGGCCGCATCATGATTCACGCGCTGGATCCCGTGTACGTAGCCGTACGGGCGGCGTTCACTCCTTTTCGCGACACGATCAACATCGCCGACGTCATCGCCCACACAATCAGCGGCATTCAGGGCGTCGGAGGCGTCGAAACGATGGGGAAATATCGGATTGGGCTGCCAAATCCAAAAAACATTGTTGACAAAAAAACGGAAACGCTGATATAA
- the veg gene encoding biofilm formation stimulator Veg — MAKNTLMEIKRSLEPHVGSKIMLRANGGRRKTVERTGVLEEIYPSVFIVKLDQEQNAFKRVSYSYADILTESVEVMVCNDDGQVRINFMSH, encoded by the coding sequence ATGGCTAAAAACACGCTTATGGAGATCAAGCGGAGTTTGGAACCCCATGTCGGCTCCAAAATCATGCTCCGCGCCAATGGTGGACGCCGCAAAACCGTCGAACGAACCGGCGTGTTGGAAGAGATCTACCCGTCCGTTTTTATTGTCAAGCTGGACCAGGAACAGAACGCTTTCAAGCGGGTTTCGTACAGCTACGCCGATATTTTGACCGAATCCGTGGAAGTGATGGTTTGCAACGATGACGGCCAAGTTCGAATCAACTTCATGTCGCATTGA
- a CDS encoding small, acid-soluble spore protein, alpha/beta type produces the protein MGRRRSTMSEQFKAELAKDLGFYGTVEREGWGGIRAKDAGNMVKRAIQIAEQAAAKKPQ, from the coding sequence ATGGGCCGCAGAAGGAGCACGATGTCCGAGCAGTTCAAGGCCGAGCTGGCCAAGGACCTCGGTTTTTACGGCACGGTCGAGCGTGAGGGCTGGGGCGGCATTCGCGCCAAGGATGCCGGGAACATGGTCAAGCGCGCGATTCAGATCGCCGAACAGGCCGCAGCCAAAAAACCGCAATGA